A stretch of DNA from Pagrus major chromosome 22, Pma_NU_1.0:
attctttcacttgttggtcacgtatacctcataaacaaacttgaaaaaatgcagtcatttcatcacaaaaatagaaaatcacaaaaattagcaagggtatgaataattttgaggacgactgtatgtAATACTAGATTCAGAAAATCACAACGAGATCATGCCTTCCTCAACAGAACACTTGATATACGCACTTTCATAGAACAATGCAGCATTTCCGGCGAGTTTCCCTTCACAATAAACACTATCATCAACAAATGGCAAACATGAGTACATTTTGATATAtcttttgtatatatatatatgtatatctatatatatataccttaAATAAAGTGCCTTCCTTTAAAAATCGGTGATTCCAACATGTAAATGCCTGTTTGCATGAACACATCTGGAAGCAgaattcctgaaaaaaaaaaggtttggagCGAACATCCACAGAATCAGACTGGATAGAAGGGACAAGTTCCTGGAGTTTTTTTAAAGGTATTTCTGagtaaataatataaaataataatgccACTGTCTTGAGTGAGATGCATCGGCCTTTTCATACCTAACGGTGATACTTCCATGTTGCCTGTACCTGTGTTATACGTTTCACCAGGTTAAGGGCTCCAACCCACAGGACCTTCTCGGGAATGTTTACTTGAGGAGGAATGTCCTTTCTATCCAATCAAGTTCTGCACATAAACCCAAAGACCCCTAAGCCAACAGCTTAAACAGCAATGACATCTTTCTACCACACACAATGCATCAACAACTACTCAGTTATAAGGGCTCCAATTGCTTTTCtgaaagctttttttcttcttcttctgttaatCGATTTTCCAATCTGGATTACACGTCCGATACCCTCCTACTAATCTGTACCCCAGTTCCAATAGAGCTCCACTGTCGAGGTAAATGAACAAATTTGTTTATCCTGGTCGGTTAGTCCCCCTGAGAACGTTGTAGAGACACATCTATGAGCACAATCTACTCACTGTAGAGCTTAAATTTTATCCTACATTTGCACCATAGAGACTTAGGAGGCTGGATTTTACACAGGCACCAGTCTGATATTTAACTCTTTGGCACCCAGATCATATGTCTTCCTGGCTGTGAACACGTGAGGAAACACATGaaaatcaatgtgtgtgtgacatagCATTTTGTTCCCGTACCATTTACTGCTAAAGGGCTATTCTCCATAATTCTCACTAGCAAGCTAGATAATGACAGCAGAATATTTTAGATCCGTTTAGCTTACTTCTCTGGTTAAAAAAACCCAATGTCTTCTAGCGTTAATCATTTTAGTTTTCCAAAAGATCGGCGTAAATGTGCATTACTGTGAATGCCTGTGGCATCTTTTGGGTCTACAGATGTCCTGTCGTCTTGTTCACCTTAACACCTTTTGTAAAAAACCTGAAGGATTTTATATATTGTAGCAGCATAGTTGGGATATTCATCTGTTGGACTCTTCccatgcatgtgtttgttttaatcagtaTGACCAGCCCACATTCATACATTTCCTAAAGTAAAAACCTACGAGAAGCGTGATCACGATGTTTACCATATGTTGCTGTTGTCAATCACGAGCGCTCCAGGACaccatcaaaaaaaaaaaagccagtaGGTAGACATCATGCTTACACGCACCCAGGAGAGCGAACTGAatatgaagagagagagagcttgaTGTCATGCCAGATGTGGAACAGATTGGCAAGCGATGGGAGAACACtgcgattttttttttttttccattcttgcaattcagttcagttcagctgaGCCTGATGTCAGGACACTGTGCCGAATCCTAACTTGAGACAGCCACACTTCAGCATCGTATCTAAAACCCCACAAATCTCCCAATCACAAATGTGCATTTCCTCTCAGTCGATGCATGTTAATGCATGATGCATGGTTCAGATGTAATATGTCACGACTTTTAAGGTAGGCGGTCTCTTCAAATTAGGATTGGGCCCTCTGACTCTCTGAGTGAAGTGGTAGTTTTGGCTGTGCTCCCTCAGTACTCCCTGGCCTCTTCCAGTTCGTTCATGAACACGTCCTCGTGGGGGTTTTCTGGGCAGCTCAGTCCATTATTGGGTGGCCGCACCGCATGGAAGCGACTCCAGTCTCCCTTGCACAGGATCCAAGGGAGCACATCCACTTTGAAGTGCAGCTCGGGTGAGAACTCGGTGCTGATCAGGTTCGGCGTGCCTGCGCCTTTCCCGCGTGTGATCAGTCGCCCGCGTTCGCCGTAACAACAGTGCTGTGCTGCGAGAGTAGACGAGTCGCTGGAGAGCGCTGAGCGGATGCAGCTACGCGCCGACGGCTTGTAGATGTCCAGGCGCTCCTTCGGGCCGCTGGCGTCACGCCAACGGTACTCCCGGCCGTGAGTCTCGTCGTAGACGCTGACCACGGTGTACGCCACCTCAGAGGGGTACGAGCAGGGGCAGCTGGGCAGCTCGGATAAGACCTGATGGAGGTACCTCTGGAGGAACTCACTCTTACAGTTGAGCCACTTCTCACAGCTGTCCACATCTGTtggaaggaggacagaaaaaacacatgaaattgTGTGTTACAGAAGAATGTATGCTACAGTCGTTTAAACTAATGAAAGCTTTACTGAAGACCTATCCATTAGCCGAGCTCACCTGTCCCAAATGGCTCCGTGCCATTCTCCATCTCGAAGGGGAAAGGCTCTACGACTGTGTTGACATCACCTGCAAAGAGAAGAGcggtacattaaaaaaacagctgggAAAGTGGAACAAAAGCACCTCAACACTCTCTGGCTCCgctttgttattttttacttctttaaatggaaataaaatctCACCAGGACACGGCTCCAAGTCGCACTTTGAGGCTTCTGTCAGAGTGCAGGAGTAGCCACAGGACTTGGTCCTCTTCCTCTCACCGTGTCCACATGTCACCGAACAGGGAGACCAGGGTGTCCACTCATCTGTGTCCTTCTCTgtggagaggaaaacaaaaatcaaacataatGAGTGCCACAAACTCAGCCAAAGTGTTGAAAACTCTTTGCACTACTGTGAAAAATCCATCAGATTCTGGATTTAAGCACTAAACAGTCACAGGAGCTCCACGTCAGGCTTTCAGGAACACATTACAATTTACTAAATGCAACGTATTTAACAAGCTAAATTAGAAGCGGCTTCAAAGGCTTGATCGAGAAAAAAACCTGCAAACTCAACATAGCACTCTACAGTTTAGTGCTGCAGTGAACTCGGTGTGTACTTTAAGAGTCCAATCCAGAATAGGTTTTGAGAGTTTCTGGACTGTGTCAGTCCGTGTAAATGACAAACCTTTCCCAAGCAAAACCCCATATTCTTTTTAAGAAGGCTTCAGTAaaattagagagagagaggctgtgctGTGGCTGTCCGCCTCCGCACCATGTTCCCTTGTGGTGTTAATAACACTGAAAACAAGTCATTCTTGATTAAAGGCGAGGTGGGTGCAGAAATACCAGCTTGGGTGTAGCGAGCACCCAATTTTACTTTGTGGGCGCTGCCAACTCGCCATGTGGCCATACGGGAATGAGGTCTCAGGAGAGTCTTAATTACAGAAGAAGCTAGGGCAGACATCCTTGATTTATGTTCACCGAGTCTTTAGATGTGACCACTTAATAGGCATTGTTGCCCTTTGCTGGCTTGTCTACATGCACAACGGTTAAACAGATAAAGTCTATATATTCACATGGCAGATTGGGGGAAAGGCTCGAGGGTAAAAAACGGGCCAGGTTTTCAGACACCTGTTGCAACATTTTTGAGATTGGAGTACAACAGCAGAGGTTTCCAATGCTTCAGATCAATCATGGATTGATTTGTATCTGTGGGAAATGTCTCTGAAGAAAGAAAGCTTTAGGCTGAGGCTGTGGTAAGACCATAACTGCACTCTGAGCTACAGTAGGACTCACACACAGTGGCCTACCCACTGCCCAGCCCAtcagacttttctttctttctttctttctctccgtctctctctgttttcaatTTCCTCTCCCTTCATTCACCGTACAcacctttctctttctctctcatttacTATTTTTACCACTGAATAAGTGGTCTGTGTGCGctgagacacaacagttttttCCCACCAGAGGAAGGCAGAACTAAAAAGGGAGACAAGAGCTGTAAAAGTTATGCAGCGCCCCGAAAGCCCCCCGAAATTCTTGAACTGGCTCAAAAGGCCGAGCCGCAGAGGGCAGTGAGGGCCGCCAGGGTCTGGGGGGGGCCCACGGGGTCCCGGGGAAAGATGAAAGGGCGGGCCGAATGGCCCCTGTCATTCTGTGTTCCCAATCTGCCCTCTAATTGTCCACAAGCAGAGGGCTGTTTTGTCCCAGGGAACAGTGCCGGCCTCACGCTGCCATTAGCGAGCGCATCGGACCCATCTTCAAAAGGCAGGCCTCTGCGACCAGCACGACCAGTGTCGACTTCAAAGTGCTCGTAACCCACAATGTTCTGATGGTCGAGTGCTCATGCTGCCTCGCATGCTGGCATCGTTTGGGTCTCTCTGACTGTGAAGACAGTTATCATGCAGCCTTTTTAAGCCGCTCTGTTGTTCTCCCTCCATtgtcctctctcactctctgtctccgtctctctgacAGATATTCCTGTTATCTCGATCTCTTTTTGATAAGTTTAGAAAAGATAAATTCAGTGGTTGTTTATGATACTCTCCATTCTTGACCCCCTCAGGATACATTTTGGTATTTTCTTTATGAAGTCAGATCTACATGAGCTGTCTGgctgtgacagcagacagcGAGCGTACCACTTGGCAAACCTTACCATAGTAGCTCTGCATCGGATCCCAGCCTTCGTTCCAGTGCGTATCCCAGTCTCCACCCACCCCGCTGGGTAAGGGCTCCTCGCTGCCATAATCCAGGGAGtaatcttcctcctcctcttcctcgccaGTTTCCTCCGCGCCCGAGCGACTGTTGCTGTCCTCGCTGGAATCGGCGTCGGTGTAACTCCAGAAAAGGGGCCAGAAGAGCTTCTTGCCTCCGAGCCAGTCGACTgtggaagagggggaggaggacgaggacggtAGCCAGTCTTTTTCCTTGGCAAGGTCCATCTCTACCTCCATCTGGGGGTCGTCCACCACCTCAATGGTTACCTGCGTCGAAAAAGAGAGAGTTTGTCAACGTCAAGTGACCTACGAACACATTCATCTACGTCACTGATACGATCTTGGACAGCAACAAGTCTGAAGTCGCCAACAAGCGCCTGAAGTGTCTGATGTTGCTGTGTTAACTCTGTTTGTTCTGGAGCGTCATCAAAAAAACTAAAGTACCTCCAATAGTTTTGTGCAGCTTTAGCGATCGAGTTACACGCTCCCCTCAAGAAATCAACTATCTCAAATGCGCAGAGAAGTTTTTCAACTAACGAACCGGCTCCCCGGATATAAATCAGCCAGCCAGACGTGAGCATGATCATTCAGCCAATCAAATGATCCTCTGAGGGGGAGAATGTGAGCATTTATTATGGGTAACTACTTCTCATTACCTCAATATGACTCATCCTAGATGCTACAGTACTTCCAAGGGCCCACTTCAGCTGATGTGAACACCAGGCAACAGGGAGACTATGGGGGGAAAAACCgtctttttaacttttaactgaTGTGAGATTAATTTCACAGTCAGGAAAAGACTTATGATGATTGGAAATACGTTCTTTTGTCTTTCCTCGGTGTAAAGCCGGAGTACGGTGGGTCTGGTATGTACGCTACATGAAAACTCATCAGAAACTGTATCAGTCTTGGTGCTCGATGCAGACACAGACCAGTCTAACCACATCTTGGCTGCACTGACCAGAGCTGGAGAGGACGGCTGCCACGAGATAAGTCAAACAGAACAAACTTT
This window harbors:
- the ism2b gene encoding isthmin-2 — protein: MRQEAAWRFQMLLVIWSLLSLGTGFPTRHKSVGHKAHGHPSHSGGVQYVPEALEQQNQVQSLLPEPHSHQRRWSHPQHRSVGVLPQPEPEEETKPFILDLKNFPDLANADINSQNPNIQVTIEVVDDPQMEVEMDLAKEKDWLPSSSSSPSSTVDWLGGKKLFWPLFWSYTDADSSEDSNSRSGAEETGEEEEEEDYSLDYGSEEPLPSGVGGDWDTHWNEGWDPMQSYYEKDTDEWTPWSPCSVTCGHGERKRTKSCGYSCTLTEASKCDLEPCPGDVNTVVEPFPFEMENGTEPFGTDVDSCEKWLNCKSEFLQRYLHQVLSELPSCPCSYPSEVAYTVVSVYDETHGREYRWRDASGPKERLDIYKPSARSCIRSALSSDSSTLAAQHCCYGERGRLITRGKGAGTPNLISTEFSPELHFKVDVLPWILCKGDWSRFHAVRPPNNGLSCPENPHEDVFMNELEEAREY